The DNA segment TATATTACTATAAATAGTTTACTTTAAATATTAAAATGGATATTTAATAATATTATCATTAATAAAAGATTTATAAGACATTATTTATAAACTAAGCTATTTTTTAAAAATAGATTATAAACAAATGAAATAATTTGTTTTTAAACATTAATTTAACTATTAATATTAAGTTAAAAAATAGAAATAAAAAATATAAAAAAAAAATTAATTAAAAAATTAAAAATTCTAATTTAATCTATGAATATAGCTAAATTTTAAGATAAATAATTAAATAAATTATTTATTAAGGAGTAATTAAATCAGCAGAAACTAATTACTTAAACCCAGTAAATGACTAATTAAATCAGCAAAATTACTTAACTATAAATTACTCACTAAATGACTAATTAAATCAGTAGAAATTAGACCAACAACTTCTAAATCATCATTTACAACAGGCATACATGAAATATCATACTTCTTCATTTGATTTGCTATATCAGTAATAGCTTCATCTGGAGTACAAAATTGAACATCTGTAGTCATAACTTCTTTTAAATCATTGCAATTAATAGCAATTGCTTTAGATAAATCCCAAGATGTAATAATTCCAATTAATTTATTATTTTTAACAATAGGAACATGAGTTAAGTGTTCATCTAACATTAATTTAGCAGCATCTTTAAGGCTTCCATTATAATTAAGTGTTGGAACATTAGTTTCCATTAAATCTTCTACAACATTATCAGATAAAAATTGACCAATAATATAATTTAATTGTCCTGCTTCAATAAAGAATGCATCATGTCCTTTACTTGACGTAATCTCAGTAAAATTAACATCTACTCCATTTGCTTGAAGTGCTTTTAATATCTCAGCAGATTGTTCAGTAGTATATAACCAATCAGAATCAATTGATATTAATTGTGTTTTAGCTTTAATATTTTTAAGACCATCTACAAGAGAATCATTATCTGCAAGATCAAAATAATCAATTGCCTTTGTTACATAAAGATAACTATTAGCATCAAATCTTTTAACAAAGGTTTCACCTTGATGATGAAGATAACTTTCTACCTGAAAATCAGGATCACTATCAAAATTATAACTTAATTCATTTTTATCTTGAAGGTCACGTCCAAATTTTTGATACATAGATTCTTCAGAAAGATAAGTAATATGTGCAATCATACGTGCTACAGATAAACCATCTTCTGGATGTGGACCATCATAATAATCTCCACCATTCCAATTAGAATCTTTAACAATAGATTGTCTTGCAACTTCATTAAAAGCTATTTGCTGTGGAGTTGATCTTGCTGTAGTTGCAATTGGAATAATTTTTTTAATAAAATCAGGATAATCAATTGCCCATTGAAGAACCTGCATACCACCCATACTTCCTCCAATTACACATAATAATTTTTTAATTCCAAAAGAATCAACTAGTTTTTTCTGTGCATGAACCATGTCAGATATAGTTATAAATGGGAAACTAAGACCATATTCTTTATTTGTTTCTGGATTTATAGATGCTGGACCAGTAGTTCCTTTACAACCACCTAATACATTTGAGGATATAATAAAATATTTATTAGTATCCAAAGCTTTTCCTGGACCAATAATTATTTCCCACCATCCTGGTTTTTTATCACCTTCATGCCATCCTGCAGCATGAGCATCACCAGTTAGTGCATGACAGACTAAAATAGCATTATTTTTTTCTTTATTTAATTCACCATAAGTTTCATATGCTATAGTTACATGATTTAAAGTCTGGCCAGATTTTAAATGAAGTTCTTCATCAATATTAAAAAATTTAGTTTGAACTTGACCAACTGATTTTTGTTTCATTTTAATCCCTACTTTAATTCTTAATAATTAATTTTTTAAGATAATAATTTTTTTAAAATAATATTTAATTAATAAAACTTATTATATAATATTTAATTTAATTAATTTAAATATAATGATTTTTATTTAATAATTAAGAACTTTAACTTTTTAAATATTTTCTAAGATAATTTTAATTAAAATTATTTTGAATTTAAGTATCTATTATAGAAAAAATAGATTAAAAAATACAAGATAATTTTATAATTATAAGATTAATAAAATTTAATAAATAATTACAATTATTATATATAACTATAGTTATATTTATAATTAATAGAATTATATAATTATTAACTTTATATTTAAAATAAAACATTTAGTTTAAATAAATTATAAATTTATATATAATAAGAACATAAGTTATTTAAAATTTAGGTTTATAAAACAATACTTTTAAAATATATATTAAATTTAAAAATTTCAAGAAACCTAAAAATATTAAAAAATTAAGATATAATATTTATAATATAAGATACTATTAATTACTAATATAAATATAAAGGAGACTTAGGAATGGTTAAACATTGTCCTCAATGTAACACAGAAACAGATGATAATTCAAGATTTTGTCCCAAATGTGGATACCAATATAAATTTGAGGAACCACAGTACAGAAAAGTACAAGTAAAAGCTGTTCAATGTCCTCAATGCCATAGTAGAATTTATAATTTAAGTTATGGATTTTGTCCTAAATGTGGATTTGAATTTCAAACCAAAAAAGATAATATCACTTATAATTATTTAGAAGTAGTT comes from the Methanobrevibacter wolinii SH genome and includes:
- a CDS encoding zinc ribbon domain-containing protein — protein: MVKHCPQCNTETDDNSRFCPKCGYQYKFEEPQYRKVQVKAVQCPQCHSRIYNLSYGFCPKCGFEFQTKKDNITYNYLEVVEKSQHQSSIMYGYILAILIPIVGVFFAIYNISRKGDVEARSAGINQLIISLVFLTLDISYVYFFIKAGAINLDRFKFF
- the metX gene encoding homoserine O-acetyltransferase MetX, encoding MKQKSVGQVQTKFFNIDEELHLKSGQTLNHVTIAYETYGELNKEKNNAILVCHALTGDAHAAGWHEGDKKPGWWEIIIGPGKALDTNKYFIISSNVLGGCKGTTGPASINPETNKEYGLSFPFITISDMVHAQKKLVDSFGIKKLLCVIGGSMGGMQVLQWAIDYPDFIKKIIPIATTARSTPQQIAFNEVARQSIVKDSNWNGGDYYDGPHPEDGLSVARMIAHITYLSEESMYQKFGRDLQDKNELSYNFDSDPDFQVESYLHHQGETFVKRFDANSYLYVTKAIDYFDLADNDSLVDGLKNIKAKTQLISIDSDWLYTTEQSAEILKALQANGVDVNFTEITSSKGHDAFFIEAGQLNYIIGQFLSDNVVEDLMETNVPTLNYNGSLKDAAKLMLDEHLTHVPIVKNNKLIGIITSWDLSKAIAINCNDLKEVMTTDVQFCTPDEAITDIANQMKKYDISCMPVVNDDLEVVGLISTDLISHLVSNL